In bacterium, the genomic window ACAAGTTTTTTTATCTGGCGTGTAAAAATAGAGGCAGTAATAATTCCAAGTACAGCAGCAGCGATTACGCCGAATATTCCAATCATGAGAAGTTTTTTATCAAGCCTGTTTATTTCATTCAGAAACAGAGCATCACCTTCAACTCCTATACCGCCTGCCACACTCCCCTTTACAAAAATGGGGGCAAAGCCTGTCATCCGAGGCTGGCCTGAAGAAGTTGTGAAAAGAATTGAGTGACACTGTCTGCCTTTGAATACTTTATCAAGTTCAGCAGGGTAAAATTTTAATGAAAATAGTTCGGCTCCTGCCTGCATCGTTGTATCAGTATCAATTATACTTCTTCCGTGTTTAGAAAAGAGGAATATCCTACCGGCATTTACTGAATTTGCAAGATGCGAAAGCCTGCTTTGGAAATATTCAGTAACCCTTTTACCTGGGTTCTGCATTAAAAAATTAATTTCATCTTCACTGAAAATCACACTTACGGATGATGCAACTGCTGTAAGTTTCTGCCCGAGCTGGTGCTCCATAGATGAACGGACAGACCAGTGCAAGACATATCCGCTTGCGAGAAGCAGTATAATGGACAGGGTTGTAAACAGAATTACAAGTATGTTCTGGATTTTGGAAAAGAATTTTAACATATAATCTGTTTTACTCCTCTTTTACTGTAAGCAGCACTGCTCCTCCTGCAATAAAAAACAGAATCAAAGAGAGAATGCCAGTTCTGCCCGAGCCGGTAATCTGGCTGATTAAACCAAAGAGAGCAGGCCCGGCAATACCTGCAAATTTCCCGCTGATGTGGTAGAATGTGAAAAATTCAGAAGATTTCTTCAGTGGAATCATTGAAGCGAACATGGATCTGCTTAAGGCCTGAGCACCTCCCTGTACAATACCTACTCCTGATGCGAGAATCCAGAAGTGCAGTGCTGTATGCATGTAGAATGCTCCTATGCATATCCCTGCATAGACTGCAAGGGTGATAAGTATGGAACGTCTGGTTCCGATTTTATCAGCTATTTTCCCGAAGATCAGTGTAAATGGAATGCCGATTACCTGAGTTGCAAGCAGAGCTCCCACCATGTCGAGAGTACTAATTCCTATTTCATCTCCGTACGCAGTAGCCATCTTTATAATAGTTCCTATGCCGTCATTGTAAATCCAGAAGGCAATTAAAAATCTGAAAATCTGGCGGTACTGTTTTATTTCGGTAAATGTCCGTTTAAGCCTTGAACCTGCAATCTTCAGAATATTTGTTTGTAAAATTACAGGATTTTGCAGAGCAGGTTCAGGAACGTTTCTGAACAGCGGTATAGAAAAGAGTGCCCACCATACTGCAACACTTACAAATGAGAGCCTCATTGCAAGAAGTGGAACAGTCAGGTTTCCGTTTCCGATTGTCTGTTGAGGCATTTTTGCAATCATTATCACATTGATGAGGAGAAGAATGCCTCCTCCGAGATATCCTGCAGCGTATCCCTTTGTTGAAATACGGTTTATCCGGCCTTTGGGTGCAATGTGGGGAAGAAGGGAGTCGTAAAAAATTTCACTGCCTGTAAATCCGACACTTCCGAAAATGAATAGTATGGCTATAAACATCCAGTCACCCGAACCTGTTGTACCGAGAAGGAATGTTGCCGAAACTCCGACAAACAGAAATAATCCGAGAAAATGTTTTTTTCTGGGAAGAAAGTCCGCTACAGGCCCTAAAATCAGTGAAAGAACAGCTACAACAATCATTGCTGCTGCACTTGTGTATCCCCACATTGCAGTTGCAAGCCCGCTATGTTCTGCTGTAACTGAAAACAGCCCTATCTTTTTAAAAAATATCGGAAGTACGGCAGCCATTATTGTTGTAGCAAATGCAGAGTTCGCCCAGTCGTATAAACACCAGGAGTTGATTATTTTTTTATTTGATTCAGTCATCAGCTATTCTGAAATTTATTGTTCTAAGGCTTGATATGATAATGTAATATTTGTGCGTTTAATTGCAAAGTATTTATTTTGTATTTTGTCTTCTCTGAATTTCTATCTGAGTATTAATCTCTATGTTCTAAAATGTCTGATTTATCCAGGGTGTTTCAAACTGAAGTATGATTCCAAATGGCTTGTTTGGGGTTTTTATAAGGATATTTTAATTGAATTTTTGATATTACCCGCATTATTCTGTTAATAGGTACAAAAATGTTTTCGCAATTCACGGTAAATTTTTTAAAAAATACCAAAGAATTAGGTTGAAAAATAGAAAAAAATTTATTATATTCTCATTCAATTTTGTCCGATTAATTTAAGGGCTAAAAATATAGTAAGATTTATGAGTTTTTTTAGTTCTTTTCATGATGAAAAAGGTTTTTTGTGTCTATAGATTATACACAGTCATATACTATTTATAAAGGTAGTGTTGGGTGTGTTCTTATCCATGGTTTTACAGGAACTCCATGGACATATTCAGACTTAACACCTGAGCTTGTTAATAACAATATAAGTGTCGCAGTACCTCTTCTTCCGGGCCATGGATCAAAACCGGAAGATCTTCAAAATATCAGGTGGGAGGATTGGTATGAGAGTGCTTTTAATGCATTCGAATCTTTAAAAAATAGATGTGATCGGATTTTTATTATTGGTCATTCTGTCGGAGGTGCAATAGCTTTGTTAATCGCAGCACGGAATGATGTAAACGGTGTGGTTTCAATGTCAACACCAATAAAATTCGATTCACCTGCTGTGAAATTATTACCCTTGCTGAAACCATTTGTCCATTGTATAAAGAAACCCCTGTCGAATTTCTCAAGAATCAGGGAAGCAGGATATGATTGTTACCCTACAGGAGGGATTTTGGAATGTATCAAGCTTTTTAAAATACTTGGCAAAGAGCTTGGTAAGGTAATATGCCCTGCGCTTTTCATTCATGCAAATCATGACAAACGGGTAAGTTCAGAAAACCTTAAGGTGTTAATGGAAAAAATTAGTTCTTCTGAAAAATATTGTCTTGTTTTTGAGAATTCATTTCATATGATTACAAAAAGCCCGGATAAAGAGATAATATCAAAACGAATTATTGAATTTATTTCCAGGAATTGAAATATTTGAGTTGTGTTGAAGGGAAGATTGTTTTTATCGAAACATTGCTTTAATACTGCCCCAGGTATGCTTAATACCGGAGCTGACAGAAACGTTTTCAATTGCCGGATATTCGTGGAGGGTGCCGTTTTTATCTATACCTGATAATTTATATGAAAACGAACCGGTTGATGATTTAAAAACAGTGTTGTCAATATATTTGTAATCGCGGCGGGTAAAAGAATTGCCCTGCTTTGATTTAAGTTCATTGATTTTATTCCAGGTTGTCCCGTCTGTACTGCGGAAAATATTAAAATGGTCAAGGTCAACCTCTTTAGCTGTAGACCATTCAAGAACAACCGTATTGTTCTTGCTGAGGCGTGCGTGGAAGTCAATAATTTCAACTTCAGCAATAAGTGCCGAGGCAGAAAGTATAAGTAAAGCCGAAAGGAAAATAGTAATTTTTTGATTGCTGTTGATCATATACTTAAAATATAAGGCTATTTTTAAAAAAGTCAAGTTTATTTATGGAACAAAAATAAAATTATTGTGTACAAGTAATTGAGAAATAAAGAAGGAGTTGGTGAATAAATATGACCAGAAAACATAAATCTCGTGCAAATCAATCTCTTGACAGATACCTTCAGGAGATTGGCGAAGTCGCGCTTCTTACACCTGACCAAGAGATTGAACTGGCAAAGAGAATTAAAAATAATGATCAGAGAGCACTTGAAAAATTAACCCAGGCAAACCTGCGTTTTGTAGTAAGTGTTGCAAAACAATATCAAAATCAGGGGTTATCCCTTGGTGATCTGATTAATGAAGGCAACCTTGGCCTTATTAAAGCTGCAAAAAGATTTGATGAAACGAGAGGTTTTAAATTTATATCATATGCAGTGTGGTGGATCCGCCAGTCAATTCTTCAGGCCCTTGCAGAGCAGTCACGAGTTGTAAGGCTGCCTCTTAACAGGGTCGGAGCGTTAAACAAGATCGGAAAAGCGTTCAGTAATCTTGAACAGGAGTTCGAGAGAGAGCCGAATGCAAACGAGATTGCAGATGAACTTGAGATGACGCCTTATGAAGTTTCTGATACTCTGAAAATTTCAGGCAAACATCTGTCCCTTGATGCGCCGTTTAATCAGGGAGATGATAACCGGCTTCTTGACGTAATTGAGGATGATCATCAGCCGCCTCCTGATGACATGCTTATTGATGAATCTCTTAAGATAGAAGTCAAGCGTGCTCTTAAGACATTATCAGACAGAGAAGCAGAGGTTATAAGATTGTATTTTGGCCTTGAAAGAGAACACCCGTTGACTCTTGAAGAGATAGGAGAACAATTTAACTTAACCCGTGAAAGAGTCAGGCAAATTAAAGAAAAAGCCATCAGGAGGCTCAGGCATACATCAAGAAGCCGTATGTTGAGGAGCTATTTAGGTTAAATAAATCAATCAAATTGTTTTATAATAAGATGTTTTTATCGTCAAATGTGGGGTTTTCTGTATTTTTTGTGCTTTGAAGTATTAATATGGAAAATTATTCTTGACATTAAAGGGAATTTTTTCTATAATTTATGGTAATAATTTCCCGCCATGTCAATAAAGTGAAGAATTCTATAAACTCTAGGGAGAGGGGATGCTCGGAGAAAGAGTTCGGTTTATGTATTTAACGAGGGATGGATCGGATATTAAACAGATCAGTCTCAGTTGGAGAAAATTTGTTTTATTTGTTTTTTTGTTTGCATTAATTGTTGGTGGTATTACAGCAGCAACACTTAGTTTGGCAACCCGTTTATACCAGAATTACCGTATTTCCTATTTGGAGAATGACAGAGAACAGCTCCAGACGGAATTGTTGAAGGTAAAAGAAAAGGTTCTGGTTTTAAGAAACCAAATTGTAGGTATTGAAAAACAGGGTGATGAGCTTCGAAATGTAGCAAACCTTAAACCCATTGATAATGATGTGCGTCAGGTTGGTGTCGGTTATACTGCATATAGTGAAGCTTTGAGTATGAACTACAGTGTGGATCAGATTCACAGAACTGCTGCTGAAGTAAAGTTTGATCTGGAGAAACTGGAACGTACTGTACGGCTTGAAAAAAGCAGTATGTCTGAAATTGCTGCAAGGCTTAGAGATTTAAGTAACCGAAGGAATCATCTCCCTTCCATCGAGCCTATTCTTGGCGGCCCAATTATCAGCCCCTTCGGCTGGCGGATTGATCCCTTTACCCAGAGAAATGCATTCCATGAAGGTATTGATATTGCAATGCCCAAGGGAACAAAGATTCTTGCTACTGCAGATGGTATTGTTTCTTATGTAAGATCAACTTTCTCTCCTCATAAGGGTTATGGAATGTATGTAATTATTGATCATGGGTTCGGTTATAAGACCAGATATGCCCATTGTTCAAAGATATTGGTTAAACCAGGCCAAAAAGTAAAGAGGTGGCAGGTTATTGCAGAAGTAGGCAAAACAGGGAGAGCAGAGGGGTACCACCTGCATTATGAAGTTATGGTTAATGACAAAAAAGTAGATCCGGAAGATTTTATTTTGGGTTGATCTTTAATTATAGATTCAGTAAAAAACCACTAAGTTATTTCTTAGTGGTTTTTTTGTAACAAATTTTGGAAATAATCGTAAACTTATTGTAAGTAAAAACAAAATGTACCGGTCTGTTACGGAGAAAATAGTGGGAAAAATCAGAGCACTTGTTACAGCATTTTTATTTTTGAGTATCTTGTTGTCAGGATGCAGGAAAAGCGGAAGTCCTGACCTGATTAAATTGAATAACGGGTTTACTACTATTACTCAGGTCATACCCGGAAGAAAAATAGCTACTGTTCTTCTTGCTGTAAGGGCCGGATCAATATATGAGAACGAGAATATTAACGGAATTTCTCTGCTTATCAGTAAAATTTTATTCAGAGAAAGTGAAAAGTATAAAAATATAAAAAAAGAAATAGATGCTTTTGGCGGAAGATACTATTCCACAACGAGGCAGGATTTTACTATCTATTCTATAACATTACAGAGTGATTATGTTGATGAGGCTCTAACAATATTCAGAGACGCATTAATCAATCCTGTAATTACAGATTCAATAGTCACTGTATGTAAAAAAGAGATGCTTTCAGAACTTGAAAGTGATGAAAAGAACCCAAGGTTTGTTTTAATGAGGGAGTTTTTGAATAAAGCTTTTACAGTACATCCTTACAAGTTGTATCCAAAAGGTACACAATTCAGCATTAATAAACTGTCTTATGCGGATGTAAGAAACTATTTTACTTCACTCTACACTCCTTCCAATATGACACTTGTGATTGTAGGAGATTTTCACCTTAAATCAATTCTTCAAAAGTGCCGGAATAATTTTGAAAATTTTGAGCGAAAGCCTGTGATGCAATTTTCCTATGATCAGGAGCCGGTGCAGAGAAAGCCGAGAGAAGCAGTTATTAGAAGTAAAGCGGCACAGGGAGCTGCTGTTGTGTCTGTGGGGTGGCATTCTCCCGGCATAAGAAGCAGAGATACTTATGCAATGGATATTCTGCTGCAGACTCTCGGTGTGGGAATAAGTTCCAGATTAAACTGCCAGCTCACAGAGGAAATGCCGGATGTTTTCTGGACCTGGGGATCGTATGTTACGTCTAGAGAACCCGGGTGTTTTGTTCTTAATGCTGTCTGTTCCATATCTGTAGCACAAAAGGTAAAAACAAAAATTTTAAAAGAAGTTGAAGTTGTAAGAAGAGATTCAATCACTCCGAGGGAGCTTGAAAAAGCTAAAATGTATTTTATTGCAGAGGCTGCTTATGATCTTGAGAGCACTCTGGATTCTGCATATTCACTTGCCTTCTGGTCGATAAATAAGGACTTTAATTTTGCAGAAACGTATTTACCGAATATTAAAAAGGTAACAATAGAAGATGTAAAAAGAGTTGCACAAAAGTATCTAAAACCTGATTCGTATACATCAGTTGTCCTGTACCCTGAAAAGTAGCAGAAAAAAGAGGACTTTAATGAAGAGATTTTATGTCAAGATATTTACAATAATTTTTTTAGCACTGCTATCAATATCCTGCGGGAAAAATGAAAAGATTGAACGTATTAAATTAAAAAACGGGATGAGAGTTGTTTTCCAGCATGATACTTCTCCTGTTACTTCAGCTGTTTTCTTAATAGGCGCAGGGAGTTCAATAGGGATTAATGAAGCTGCTGATGTCATGAATAAACTGATTTTTGAGGGAAGTTCAATCAGAACCCGTCAGCAGATATTCCAGGAAGTAGAAACTCTCGGAGGGCATATAAGATTCTGGACAGATGATGCTACTTCCATAATTCAGGTCAGATCTCCATCAGAGAATTTTACAAGGTGTTTCTCAATTGTATGTGAAACAATATCTCATCCTCTTTTTAATAAGGAGCATATCAGCAGAGTCCTCAAAGAGAGGCTGAATGCGGGAAATAAGGGTAGTGATGTAAAGCGGCAGATAAAAAATGATGTAAGAGGACTTCTTTTTAAAAATTCGCCGCTTGCAGATTCGGCAGAGTTTTCGGATAAATTGATAACTCATGATTATTTAAATAAATATTATAATAAATATTATTCTCCATCTAATATTGTTGTGGCTGTAAGCGGTGATATTGACGGCAACGGCCTTTTAAAAATGCTTTCTTCCTGCTGGAAGTCCAATAATAAAGAAGAGAGAAATCTATTCGGGAAAATCAATACAGGGGTAATATCTGCAAAAAGGAAGATAGTCAGACGAATCTCTTCAGGCACTGCAAGAGTTGTATTTGCATTCAGGGCACCGGGGATTCTGGAGAAAGGCTATTTTGCCGTGCGCTTGTTAAACCGGATCACTGCAGAAGATTTCAACAGTATTATAAATGATGCTTTAGAAGAGCAAGGTATTAAATTTTCATATCTGCACTCGTATTATTTCAGAGATTATGGCTTCGGCTACTTTGTTGTGGAAGTTGAAACTAAAGTGCGTAATCTTGATAAAGTTGAAAATGTTATAACAGAACAGATAAATAAAATAAAAACTGACGGAATATCAGATAGCTATTTTATCATTGGGAAACGCAAAGTTATTTCCCGGATTGTGTACAGGGGACAGTACTCCAATTTTAAGGCTAATGTACTGGCATACCTTGCTTTCACAGGGAGTCAGGATTTATCATTTTCTTCATATTGCGATAAATTTAAAAAATTAGATACTGCTCAGGTAAACAGTGTTGCGAAGAGCCTTTTTAAAGAGCCGGTAATTATAAAATATATCCATAAATGAAAAAAGAATGCATAATTGTCAGCGCCTGTCTTGTGGGTATTACATGCCGTTATGACGGAGATACAAGAACAGATAAAAGAGTAACTGCACTGAGTGAAAAGTTTACTCTTATACCTGTATGCCCTGAACAATTGGGTGGTATGGAGACACCAAGGCCTGCTTCAATTATTGAGTGCGGTGATGGTTTTGATGTTATTCAGGGCAGAGCAAAAGTAGTATCTGAACTCGGCAAAGATGTAACTGAAAATTTTATAAAAGGTGCGGAGGAAGCTCTTAAGGCAGCAAAGATGTCTGATGCTGTGAGAATTATACTGAAAGAGAGAAGCCCCTCGTGCGGAGTACACCAGATTTACAGAGGTACAGAGGTTACAGAGGGATGCGGTGTTACGTGTGCGCTGTTAAAAAGAGAGGGATTTAAAGTAGAATCCAATGAGGATTTGTAGTTGTAAGTTCCTGGGGGGCTGTGTCAAAAGTCCTAACCCTGTCATTGCGATTCCGGCTTGCCGGAAGAAGCAATCTCTTCAATTCGTGTTCAATTCCTGAGATTGCTATGTCGCTTCGCTCCTCGTAATGACTTCAAATCGACTTTTGATACAGCCCACTGATAATTAAACTCAGCTCATAATTTTAAAAGTAAGTTCTGATCTTAAGATTTGATTTTAATATAGTATTTTACAAAAATAAGCAGATAGTTATTTGAATTTGTAAATTCTGCATGAATTTCAATCATAAATTGTATTCAGCTGCTTTTCGAGACGGGCTATTGCCCTTCTGAATCCCTTTTTTCCATGTGAAACCGCTGCAATAATGAATTCCTCATCAAAGGCAGTTATGTAGTGGAATATCAGTTGTTTTTTGTTGCTGTCTCTAAGAAGTATTTCTTTTACAGGCAGTTCTTTGCCGAGAAGCATTGCACCGTTTATTAATGTAAAGGCAAATTCCAGAAGAGTCTCCTCAGTGTAGGAGGAGCCCGATCTGTAACTTGCAATTAAAAAACCATCAGAAGAGAACAGATAAATGGATTCCCACCGTTCTTCATCACAATAATTTTTCATTATTTGCTCAATTCGGTTCTGAATATCCTGTGCTCTGTTTTCTGTTGCTTCCCGGGGGATCATGCGTGTACCTTTTCTTCTTCTTTCAGTTCCTGATGTACTTTTGAGACAACCTGTTTTATAATTTCTTTAAGTGTAGAAAAAACTCCGAATCCTTTTACTGCAATGCTTTCAAAATAGGGAACATTGTAAAAATTAAGCTTCGAATTCATAAGTTCGACAGGAGCTGTTGAAGGCAGATCTCTTTTGTTGTACTGAATTACCCATGGAAAGGTCTCAAGGGTTTTGTTATAGGCAAGAAGGTTTTTTTCAAGATCAATAAGGGTGTCAAGATTTGCCTGCATCATCTCTTTCTGCGAATCTGCAACATAGACAATTCCGTCAACTCCGTTAAGGCAGATTCTTCTTGTAAGGTCGTAATTTACCTGTCCCGGTACCGTGTAGAGATTGAATTTCGGTTTTTTTCCGTTAATCCGGCCGACTTCAAGCTGAATAAAATCAAAAAAGATTGTTCGGTCTTCACGTGTTTTCAGCATCATAAGATCGCTTTTAAGCGCAGGGTCAATACGCTGGTGTATGTAGTGAAGATTGGCAGTTTTACCGCTAAGCCCGGGGCCATAGTAGACAATTTTAAGATGCAGTTCGTTTAATGCCCAGTTAATAAACATGTTTTATCCTTATAGTTATCAAATTACAAATAATATTTGTTTTAAAATTCTCCGAATGCCCTGTCTAACTCTTTACTTAAAAGAGCCTGAAAATGTTCGCCAAGGTCTGCCTGCTCTTTTCTTGCAGGCTGTTCCGATTTAATAACAATGTCCTTCAGATTCCCTGCAGTTTTTTTTGCAAACAGCCGTACAAGGCCGAGAGCTGTTCCTTTTGGAAATACAACAACAAGAAAGTAGTCCCTGCTGACAGCAGATGTAAGAATGCTCTGTTTTGACCCTTCGTGTAAAACCATCAGAAAGTTACTCTCTTCCGAAATAAGTTTTGCCATCTCATTGGCGGCTGAATATGTACTTGCACTAAGTACTGAAATTGACAGAGTATCAGCTTTCCATATTGGTGTTGTGTGATGCGCTATAATTTGCCCTGCACTGTTGACAAGTATTACAGCTGAGATGTTAAGTTTCTCAGCAAAACGTGAAAGATGTTCTGAAATCTTTAAAAATGA contains:
- a CDS encoding GTPase domain-containing protein — translated: MFINWALNELHLKIVYYGPGLSGKTANLHYIHQRIDPALKSDLMMLKTREDRTIFFDFIQLEVGRINGKKPKFNLYTVPGQVNYDLTRRICLNGVDGIVYVADSQKEMMQANLDTLIDLEKNLLAYNKTLETFPWVIQYNKRDLPSTAPVELMNSKLNFYNVPYFESIAVKGFGVFSTLKEIIKQVVSKVHQELKEEEKVHA
- a CDS encoding RNA polymerase sigma factor RpoD/SigA — its product is MTRKHKSRANQSLDRYLQEIGEVALLTPDQEIELAKRIKNNDQRALEKLTQANLRFVVSVAKQYQNQGLSLGDLINEGNLGLIKAAKRFDETRGFKFISYAVWWIRQSILQALAEQSRVVRLPLNRVGALNKIGKAFSNLEQEFEREPNANEIADELEMTPYEVSDTLKISGKHLSLDAPFNQGDDNRLLDVIEDDHQPPPDDMLIDESLKIEVKRALKTLSDREAEVIRLYFGLEREHPLTLEEIGEQFNLTRERVRQIKEKAIRRLRHTSRSRMLRSYLG
- a CDS encoding M23 family metallopeptidase; translated protein: MLGERVRFMYLTRDGSDIKQISLSWRKFVLFVFLFALIVGGITAATLSLATRLYQNYRISYLENDREQLQTELLKVKEKVLVLRNQIVGIEKQGDELRNVANLKPIDNDVRQVGVGYTAYSEALSMNYSVDQIHRTAAEVKFDLEKLERTVRLEKSSMSEIAARLRDLSNRRNHLPSIEPILGGPIISPFGWRIDPFTQRNAFHEGIDIAMPKGTKILATADGIVSYVRSTFSPHKGYGMYVIIDHGFGYKTRYAHCSKILVKPGQKVKRWQVIAEVGKTGRAEGYHLHYEVMVNDKKVDPEDFILG
- a CDS encoding MFS transporter; translated protein: MTESNKKIINSWCLYDWANSAFATTIMAAVLPIFFKKIGLFSVTAEHSGLATAMWGYTSAAAMIVVAVLSLILGPVADFLPRKKHFLGLFLFVGVSATFLLGTTGSGDWMFIAILFIFGSVGFTGSEIFYDSLLPHIAPKGRINRISTKGYAAGYLGGGILLLINVIMIAKMPQQTIGNGNLTVPLLAMRLSFVSVAVWWALFSIPLFRNVPEPALQNPVILQTNILKIAGSRLKRTFTEIKQYRQIFRFLIAFWIYNDGIGTIIKMATAYGDEIGISTLDMVGALLATQVIGIPFTLIFGKIADKIGTRRSILITLAVYAGICIGAFYMHTALHFWILASGVGIVQGGAQALSRSMFASMIPLKKSSEFFTFYHISGKFAGIAGPALFGLISQITGSGRTGILSLILFFIAGGAVLLTVKEE
- a CDS encoding alpha/beta fold hydrolase, with protein sequence MSIDYTQSYTIYKGSVGCVLIHGFTGTPWTYSDLTPELVNNNISVAVPLLPGHGSKPEDLQNIRWEDWYESAFNAFESLKNRCDRIFIIGHSVGGAIALLIAARNDVNGVVSMSTPIKFDSPAVKLLPLLKPFVHCIKKPLSNFSRIREAGYDCYPTGGILECIKLFKILGKELGKVICPALFIHANHDKRVSSENLKVLMEKISSSEKYCLVFENSFHMITKSPDKEIISKRIIEFISRN
- a CDS encoding insulinase family protein, yielding MKRFYVKIFTIIFLALLSISCGKNEKIERIKLKNGMRVVFQHDTSPVTSAVFLIGAGSSIGINEAADVMNKLIFEGSSIRTRQQIFQEVETLGGHIRFWTDDATSIIQVRSPSENFTRCFSIVCETISHPLFNKEHISRVLKERLNAGNKGSDVKRQIKNDVRGLLFKNSPLADSAEFSDKLITHDYLNKYYNKYYSPSNIVVAVSGDIDGNGLLKMLSSCWKSNNKEERNLFGKINTGVISAKRKIVRRISSGTARVVFAFRAPGILEKGYFAVRLLNRITAEDFNSIINDALEEQGIKFSYLHSYYFRDYGFGYFVVEVETKVRNLDKVENVITEQINKIKTDGISDSYFIIGKRKVISRIVYRGQYSNFKANVLAYLAFTGSQDLSFSSYCDKFKKLDTAQVNSVAKSLFKEPVIIKYIHK
- a CDS encoding roadblock/LC7 domain-containing protein, which translates into the protein MDLIKHEKTNHLSEKSFLKISEHLSRFAEKLNISAVILVNSAGQIIAHHTTPIWKADTLSISVLSASTYSAANEMAKLISEESNFLMVLHEGSKQSILTSAVSRDYFLVVVFPKGTALGLVRLFAKKTAGNLKDIVIKSEQPARKEQADLGEHFQALLSKELDRAFGEF
- a CDS encoding DUF523 domain-containing protein, translating into MKKECIIVSACLVGITCRYDGDTRTDKRVTALSEKFTLIPVCPEQLGGMETPRPASIIECGDGFDVIQGRAKVVSELGKDVTENFIKGAEEALKAAKMSDAVRIILKERSPSCGVHQIYRGTEVTEGCGVTCALLKREGFKVESNEDL
- a CDS encoding insulinase family protein is translated as MGKIRALVTAFLFLSILLSGCRKSGSPDLIKLNNGFTTITQVIPGRKIATVLLAVRAGSIYENENINGISLLISKILFRESEKYKNIKKEIDAFGGRYYSTTRQDFTIYSITLQSDYVDEALTIFRDALINPVITDSIVTVCKKEMLSELESDEKNPRFVLMREFLNKAFTVHPYKLYPKGTQFSINKLSYADVRNYFTSLYTPSNMTLVIVGDFHLKSILQKCRNNFENFERKPVMQFSYDQEPVQRKPREAVIRSKAAQGAAVVSVGWHSPGIRSRDTYAMDILLQTLGVGISSRLNCQLTEEMPDVFWTWGSYVTSREPGCFVLNAVCSISVAQKVKTKILKEVEVVRRDSITPRELEKAKMYFIAEAAYDLESTLDSAYSLAFWSINKDFNFAETYLPNIKKVTIEDVKRVAQKYLKPDSYTSVVLYPEK